The Paenibacillus sp. G2S3 region AGACAAAGCTGAAGCCCGGGGAATATTCCGTGCGAGATGGACAGTATATGGTTCCGCTTCGTGCTGTAATTGAACGGCTTGGAGGGCAAGTTAGCTGGGATGTGAATAGTCGAAGTGGAGAAATAGATTGGAACGGGAAAGAGATCATTGCCGATGTGGTGAATAAGCAATTGATTGTAAATCTCCCTGATAACGTAAAAAAGACAATCGACGCGAGGGTAGAAATGATTGGCGGATCGATCTGGGTATCGCTACGAGATCTGCTGGAGACATCAGGTCATCCTCCGCTTAATATAAGCGTTACTGAAGTGGAACGCCGAGTGAAAACATTCTGAAAGAAGAGCTGAGGCGGTCTATTAAAAAGAAAAAGCAAATGTCTGGGCACCCTTTTTCATGGGAAGAATAGATAGTAATAAGTTCCTGAGCTGGGAACAAGTCTATGACCAAAGGATGGGTGTCCCATTGTCCTCTACATCACTAATTAATCAACAGAAGAAAGATGCCGGAAGTGTCAAAAGCTTCTCTTATCCGCGTAGCCGAAGTGCTCTGATTGAATGGTTAAGGATGCTGACTGTGGCTGGAATTATAGGTGCTTTATATGTTTGGCGAGGGGGCGCATCTTTGCTGTTTCTCCTGATTGTTGTTGGAGTTATTATGCTTGGTGGACTTATGCTTCAGCTCTCTGGTCCGAGGACGATTAAGCTCGTTCGTACGATTACTCCTGCGAGGCCGATGGCTGGAAATACACTTCATGTGAAGGTAGAGCTGAGCTTCTCTTCTAGGTTGCCTCTCCCTTGGATGACCATTGCCGATTACTGGGGCGATAGCTATCATCAGAAGCTGCTATTTCCTGGATTCAAACGTTCTTTTTCATACACATACACGATTGAGAATTTATCTCGCGGCCATCATCATCTGCTGGGCTGTAGAGTAACTTGGGGAGATTTTCCGGGTTGGTTCACGGGAAGATCTGAACCGGATGGAGGACAGAGTTTTAAGGTGCTGCCAGCTCCTTTATACTTTGGTGGAACTGTACCAGATAGCGGTTTTATGACGGGAGACACCTTATATTCTAGACGCGGAAGAAGCATCAGTGATGAGGCCTTGCAATCCAGGGAATATGAGCCAGGAGATCCACTTAGTCGAATTCATTGGAAGAATAGTGCACGAACGGGAGCGCTGCAGAGTAAAGTTCCAGAGCGGGAAAAGGCAAGAATGACCTGTATCGTGTTGGCTAATGACCCGCTCAGCTACGAGGTTCCTACAGATGCGCTTAAACCTCGTGGAAGCCGAGACGATTCGCCTCCAGCATTTGAGAAAGCGGTGTCGACAGCGATGGGACTGCTGCTCGCCGCTGAGCGTTCAGGTGCTTATGTTCAGTTGTTCAGCGGTGGTTGGCCAGAAGGTATGGCTAGACATGAAGGGCTGGGCAAAATCCCAGGGAGAGTGTTGGATATTCTTACTGAAATTTCCCTTGATGGCACTAGAAACCTGTCGCTGCTGCTTGATGATGCTTCCCGAGGCTGGATTCCGGGGATGACAGTAGCCATTATTACGGGACGATTAGAAGAGGAATCTGCCAAGGTCATTGCCAAGTTCTTGATGCAAGGTGTGAAGGTGGAGCTTTATTATGCCTGGGACCAATCAGCACCGAAGCCAGGGGAGGCTCCTCAGCCTGGAAGGGGAACTGTCGGAGACAGTTTAGCTCGTCTCGGAGCACGAATGTTTTGTCTGGATGATGCACTGCCAGCATTCAGATTCAGGGAGGTAGAGTTCCATGAATCATCCGGAAAACCAACGCTACGGTAAGGGAACATCGGGTGATACAGAACTGGCTATAAATGGCTTCCAGTTCAATTTGGGGCAAATGGAGAACAGTCATGCCGGTAAGCAGAGAAAAGTGCCTCTGTACTATCGTTTGCTGTTCTCTTTGGCCATTATGGGGCTATTTATTGAATGGTTACTCCCTTTATATAGATCTGCTTTTTTAGAAGATACCTCCAAGATGTTACAAGTTCTAATGGTATTGGCGGCAGTGCTGCTGTTATGGGGAATATTTCAGATTCCGGGATGGCTACTGCTAAGTATCCAATTTCTTATCATTGCTTCAGCGTGGCTTTACTTATGCAGTGGAGGCGAAGGCATAGGATGGTTAGGGATTTATGCGGACGAAATTCCGAATGATCTCATTCTGCTTCTCTCTGGACATGTCTCTCAGCTAAGTGAGATTAGCAGGCTATTGATCTTGATTGTAGGCTGGGGGCTATTGGTATCCTCAGTGCAGCAGCTTGCTCTCTTTCGAGGGAGTACGGTGCTATTCACAGCAGTTACAATCATTTACTTGCTAGTCTTGGATATTGGCTTTGATGTTAATACCACGATGGATATTGTGATCTCGATGGGTCTTATCTTTTGGATGCACGCGATGAGTGGTCTGCTGCGTCTTCGAGAGCGTGAGGGTGTTACGGGGATTACTCCATTGCCTTATGCTCGTTGGGGAGCGATGACTTTGGCTGCAGCTATCGTCGTGATGACAACAGCATGGTTCGGTGGGCAGTTGTTGGGGGCAAGGCCAACCAGCGAGCTTACGTTGCAATCGACCTTTCAGAAGCTGCAGACTTGGGCTTCAGGTCACTTGGCAGAAGATATAGCTACTAATTCTTCAGGAACAACAGGGTATAGTTCGAATGACGGTGAACTCGGTGCCCCGTTATCTCGCAGTACTGAACCTGTCTTTACCGCTATTACTAGCGAGCGTACTTACTGGCGAGGTGAGAGCATTGCTTATTATGATGGTCGCCGTTGGATCAGGGGCGGCGAAGAGTTTATGCCACTTAATCTGTCCGGCATTCCAAAGAGTCCTTCATCGGAGCTAAGCGGCGAAAAGGGAAATAGAACACTTCAACAGCGGATACAATTTGCCACCCCTTCTTCTGGTGGAATTCCTTTATTCAATGCGGGAATAATAACGGATGTTGAGTCGATTGGGCTTTCCAACGGTAGTAAACTGGGCTATGTTCTGGCTAACATGGAGAGAGAGAGTTTTCGTCTGCCTGATGCGATAGGTTCTGCACGGATCACAGAATATACAGTGGAGTCCTTACTTCCTGACAGTGATCCAGTGCTGCTTCGCGGTTTAAACAGTGACGACCCGCAGGAAATTAAGGGCAAGTATTTGCAATTGCCAGATTTGTTACCCGTACGAGTGAGAGATCTGGCGGAGAAGCTTACAGCTTCTTCTGGTAACCGCTATGACTCCGTAACGGCCATTAAGGATTACTTACAAGATGGATATTCCTATACGTTGAACACAACGGTTCCGCCATCCGGATCTGATTTTGTGGATCACTTTTTATTTGAGGCGAAACAAGGCTACTGTGTACATTTTGCAACAGCTATGACCGTACTGCTGCGCAGTGCAGAAATTCCTGCTCGTTATGTCCAAGGCTATGGGCCAGGAACCTTGCAGGACGACACTATGCCGGCGAAGTATTTAGTCACCCAGGGCGATGCCCATGCTTGGGTGGAGGTCTATTTCGCCGGCGCCGGTTGGGTCCCATTTGACCCAACGCCTGGCCCCGCGCTTGCCGCAGGCTTCGCCGCGCCGGCGCTGCCTG contains the following coding sequences:
- a CDS encoding DUF58 domain-containing protein, which encodes MGRIDSNKFLSWEQVYDQRMGVPLSSTSLINQQKKDAGSVKSFSYPRSRSALIEWLRMLTVAGIIGALYVWRGGASLLFLLIVVGVIMLGGLMLQLSGPRTIKLVRTITPARPMAGNTLHVKVELSFSSRLPLPWMTIADYWGDSYHQKLLFPGFKRSFSYTYTIENLSRGHHHLLGCRVTWGDFPGWFTGRSEPDGGQSFKVLPAPLYFGGTVPDSGFMTGDTLYSRRGRSISDEALQSREYEPGDPLSRIHWKNSARTGALQSKVPEREKARMTCIVLANDPLSYEVPTDALKPRGSRDDSPPAFEKAVSTAMGLLLAAERSGAYVQLFSGGWPEGMARHEGLGKIPGRVLDILTEISLDGTRNLSLLLDDASRGWIPGMTVAIITGRLEEESAKVIAKFLMQGVKVELYYAWDQSAPKPGEAPQPGRGTVGDSLARLGARMFCLDDALPAFRFREVEFHESSGKPTLR
- a CDS encoding transglutaminase domain-containing protein, which encodes MNHPENQRYGKGTSGDTELAINGFQFNLGQMENSHAGKQRKVPLYYRLLFSLAIMGLFIEWLLPLYRSAFLEDTSKMLQVLMVLAAVLLLWGIFQIPGWLLLSIQFLIIASAWLYLCSGGEGIGWLGIYADEIPNDLILLLSGHVSQLSEISRLLILIVGWGLLVSSVQQLALFRGSTVLFTAVTIIYLLVLDIGFDVNTTMDIVISMGLIFWMHAMSGLLRLREREGVTGITPLPYARWGAMTLAAAIVVMTTAWFGGQLLGARPTSELTLQSTFQKLQTWASGHLAEDIATNSSGTTGYSSNDGELGAPLSRSTEPVFTAITSERTYWRGESIAYYDGRRWIRGGEEFMPLNLSGIPKSPSSELSGEKGNRTLQQRIQFATPSSGGIPLFNAGIITDVESIGLSNGSKLGYVLANMERESFRLPDAIGSARITEYTVESLLPDSDPVLLRGLNSDDPQEIKGKYLQLPDLLPVRVRDLAEKLTASSGNRYDSVTAIKDYLQDGYSYTLNTTVPPSGSDFVDHFLFEAKQGYCVHFATAMTVLLRSAEIPARYVQGYGPGTLQDDTMPAKYLVTQGDAHAWVEVYFAGAGWVPFDPTPGPALAAGFAAPALPAAASLAPQAARSAGLPALPMAGGTSAAPLAAAALLPVAAAWRWRRSLALLLAARSASSMSRERQLRAASLAWHGLAERYGPPPPGVTGRSMWTPCRFTTPD